Proteins found in one Chitinophagales bacterium genomic segment:
- the rpsJ gene encoding 30S ribosomal protein S10, translated as MSQRIRIKLKSYDHNLVDKSAEKIVKTVKSTGAIVSGPVPLPSMKKVFTVNRCPHVNSNSKEQFQFCTYKRLLDIYSTTSKTVDALMKLELPSGVEVEIKA; from the coding sequence ATGAGCCAACGAATCAGAATTAAACTAAAAAGCTACGACCACAATTTGGTTGATAAAAGCGCTGAAAAGATTGTGAAAACAGTAAAAAGTACAGGTGCTATAGTAAGCGGTCCTGTGCCACTTCCTTCTATGAAAAAGGTATTTACCGTGAACCGCTGTCCACACGTAAATTCTAATTCAAAAGAGCAATTCCAATTTTGTACTTACAAGCGTTTGTTAGATATCTATTCTACTACGTCAAAAACTGTAGACGCATTGATGAAACTTGAATTACCAAGCGGTGTAGAGGTTGAAATTAAAGCGTAG
- a CDS encoding 2-oxo acid dehydrogenase subunit E2, whose translation MANFELIMPKMGESITEATILKWLKKPGDAIKQDEAVLEIATDKVDSEVPSPVSGVLGEVLFNEGDVVAVGKAVAIIQTEGGAAATLVAPQKEKSVAVAPVSNASVSASVAPAASPSSDRFYSPLVLNIARQENVSISELENLPGTGAGGRVTKKDILAFVESRKVVPAAQPQVQTPQVASTKTTETPVAKSYSGNVEIIEMDRMRRLIADNMVKSKHTSAHVTSFVEADVTNIVLWRNRMKDKFKQRYGENLTFTPIFIEAIIKALKDFPLVNSSIDGTNIIVKKDINIGMATALPSGNLIVPVIKNADQLNLIGIAKQVNDLANRARANKLKPEDIEGATYTVSNVGTFGNVMGTPVIMQPQVAILATGAVKKKPVVIETEEGDTIGIRHMMFLSHSYDHRIVDGALGGSFVRRVGDYLESFDGKREI comes from the coding sequence ATGGCAAATTTTGAATTGATTATGCCCAAAATGGGCGAAAGCATTACCGAAGCTACTATTTTAAAGTGGTTGAAAAAGCCGGGCGATGCCATTAAGCAAGATGAAGCAGTGCTTGAAATTGCTACCGATAAAGTAGATTCCGAAGTGCCTTCTCCGGTAAGCGGTGTTTTAGGCGAAGTATTGTTTAATGAAGGCGATGTGGTAGCAGTGGGTAAAGCCGTTGCCATTATTCAAACAGAAGGAGGCGCTGCGGCAACTCTGGTAGCACCGCAAAAAGAAAAGAGTGTGGCAGTAGCTCCGGTAAGCAATGCAAGCGTATCGGCATCGGTTGCTCCGGCTGCAAGCCCCTCGAGCGATAGGTTTTATTCGCCTTTGGTATTAAATATTGCACGGCAAGAAAATGTAAGCATAAGCGAACTCGAAAACCTACCAGGCACAGGCGCTGGCGGAAGAGTAACTAAAAAAGACATTCTTGCTTTTGTTGAAAGTAGAAAGGTTGTACCTGCTGCACAGCCTCAGGTTCAAACACCACAAGTTGCTTCCACAAAAACAACCGAAACTCCGGTTGCCAAAAGTTATAGCGGTAATGTAGAGATAATTGAAATGGATAGAATGCGTAGGCTCATTGCCGATAATATGGTAAAGAGCAAACACACCTCTGCGCACGTTACTTCATTTGTAGAAGCAGACGTTACCAATATAGTACTGTGGCGCAACCGCATGAAAGATAAGTTTAAACAACGCTATGGCGAGAATCTTACTTTCACTCCAATATTTATCGAAGCTATCATTAAGGCATTAAAAGATTTTCCGTTAGTAAACAGTAGTATTGATGGCACTAATATTATTGTAAAGAAAGACATCAACATCGGTATGGCCACCGCATTGCCATCGGGAAATTTAATTGTACCCGTAATTAAAAATGCCGACCAATTGAATTTGATAGGTATTGCCAAACAAGTAAATGATTTAGCTAACCGTGCCAGAGCCAATAAACTAAAACCCGAAGATATTGAAGGTGCTACCTATACGGTTTCTAATGTGGGTACATTTGGAAACGTAATGGGTACTCCGGTGATTATGCAGCCGCAGGTTGCCATCCTTGCTACCGGAGCCGTAAAGAAAAAACCTGTGGTAATAGAAACCGAGGAAGGCGATACAATTGGTATAAGGCACATGATGTTTTTAAGCCATAGCTACGATCACCGTATTGTTGATGGTGCTTTGGGCGGTAGCTTTGTTCGCAGAGTGGGCGATTACTTAGAAAGTTTTGATGGGAAAAGAGAGATATAA
- the rplC gene encoding 50S ribosomal protein L3, which yields MKGIIGKKVGMTSVFDNGKHLAVTVVQAGPCVVTQVKTIETDGYNAVQLAFDEKKEKNTSKPLAGHFKKANTSPKKKVVEIRDFDLAAGLGDEVGADLFDDGEKISVVGISKGKGFQGVVKRHGFSGVGMGSHGQHDRQRAPGSIGASSDPSHVLKGLRMAGRMGGSRVKVSNLKVVKVIADKNLLLIKGAIPGHNGSYVIVESSK from the coding sequence ATGAAAGGAATTATAGGAAAAAAAGTAGGAATGACTAGTGTTTTCGATAATGGAAAACACCTTGCAGTTACAGTAGTGCAAGCAGGTCCTTGTGTAGTTACTCAAGTGAAAACTATCGAAACCGATGGTTACAATGCAGTGCAGTTGGCTTTTGATGAAAAGAAAGAAAAAAACACATCAAAACCATTAGCCGGACATTTCAAAAAAGCAAATACTTCTCCTAAAAAGAAAGTAGTAGAAATCCGCGATTTCGACTTAGCTGCAGGTTTGGGCGATGAAGTTGGTGCCGATTTGTTTGATGATGGTGAGAAAATAAGTGTGGTTGGTATTTCAAAAGGAAAAGGATTTCAAGGTGTTGTAAAACGCCACGGATTTAGCGGGGTAGGAATGGGTTCTCACGGTCAGCACGATCGTCAGCGCGCTCCGGGTTCAATAGGTGCATCGTCAGATCCAAGCCACGTTTTAAAAGGCTTAAGAATGGCAGGAAGAATGGGCGGTAGCCGTGTAAAAGTAAGCAACCTAAAGGTGGTAAAAGTAATTGCAGATAAAAACCTTTTACTTATTAAAGGTGCAATTCCAGGGCATAATGGTTCTTATGTAATTGTTGAAAGCAGTAAATAG
- the rpsG gene encoding 30S ribosomal protein S7: protein MRKKRAPKRYLQPDPKFGDTVVTKFVNSLMWSGKKSTAYQIFYDAVALVAERTKEDGLETWRKAIANVSPAVEVRSRRIGGANFQIPTEVRAERKMALGMKWLIQYSRDRNGKTMSDKLATEIIAASKGEGGAFKKKEDTHRMAEANKAFSHFRF from the coding sequence ATGAGAAAGAAAAGAGCACCCAAACGCTACCTTCAACCGGATCCTAAATTTGGAGATACCGTAGTTACTAAATTTGTAAACTCTTTAATGTGGAGTGGCAAAAAAAGTACTGCATATCAAATTTTTTACGATGCAGTAGCATTAGTTGCTGAAAGAACTAAAGAAGATGGTTTGGAAACATGGCGCAAAGCTATTGCCAATGTTAGTCCGGCAGTAGAAGTGCGCAGCCGCAGAATTGGTGGTGCAAACTTCCAAATTCCAACAGAGGTTCGTGCAGAAAGAAAAATGGCATTGGGAATGAAATGGTTAATTCAGTACAGCCGCGATAGAAATGGTAAAACCATGAGCGATAAGTTGGCTACTGAAATTATTGCAGCCTCTAAGGGCGAGGGTGGCGCTTTTAAAAAGAAGGAAGACACTCACAGAATGGCCGAGGCTAATAAAGCATTCTCTCACTTTAGATTCTAA
- the fusA gene encoding elongation factor G produces the protein MGKDLSFTRNIGIAAHIDAGKTTTSERILYYTGVNYKLGEVHEGAATMDWMEQEQERGITITSAATRCSWTWKDNKYDINLIDTPGHVDFTVEVNRSLRILDGLVFLFSAVDGVEPQSETNWRLADNYGVARLGFVNKMDRQGADYFNVVKQVETMLGSTPMVMQIPIGSEEHFKGVVDLITNEAIIWNEEDRGMTYNVIDIPADLVEEVKMYREKMLEQVAEYDDTLMEKYFEDPNSISADEIRAAVRKAVIAQKVVPMFCGSSFKNKGVQAVLDAVCAILPSPEDKKEIVGTNPDTGEEVVRKPSTDEPFTALAFKIATDPYVGRLCYIRVYSGTLDAGSYVYNMRTEKKERISRLFQMHASKQNPIERVEAGDIAAGVGFKDIRTGDTLCDEKHPIVLESMKFPDPVISLAIEPKSQKDMDKLGMALGKLAEEDPTFKVSFDDQTGQTVIAGMGELHLEIIVDRLRREFKVECNQGNPQVSYRERLTKTVAHRELYKKQSGGRGKFADIHIEIGPTEDNKEGLEFVNDIFGGSIPREFIPAVEKGMKEAMKTGVLAGYEIDGLKVRLYDGSFHAVDSDSLSFELCAKLAFRTAAKLAGPVLLEPIMKLEVVTPEENTGDVVGDLNRRRGMLEGMESKQNAQIIKAKVPLSEMFGYVTQLRTLTSGRATSSMEFHSFQPAPESVAKEIIAKNQGKRGKIEED, from the coding sequence ATGGGAAAAGATCTCAGTTTTACAAGAAATATCGGAATTGCGGCTCACATTGATGCCGGCAAAACAACCACCAGCGAACGTATTCTATACTACACCGGTGTGAATTACAAATTAGGTGAAGTGCACGAAGGTGCTGCAACCATGGATTGGATGGAGCAAGAGCAAGAGCGCGGTATTACTATTACCTCTGCAGCTACCAGATGCTCTTGGACATGGAAAGATAATAAATATGATATTAACCTTATTGATACGCCCGGACACGTGGATTTTACCGTAGAGGTAAACCGTTCATTGCGTATCTTAGATGGTCTAGTATTCTTATTCTCTGCCGTAGATGGAGTGGAGCCACAGTCTGAAACAAACTGGCGCTTAGCCGATAATTACGGTGTTGCACGTCTTGGTTTTGTAAATAAAATGGATCGCCAAGGTGCCGACTACTTTAATGTAGTAAAGCAAGTAGAAACCATGTTGGGTTCTACACCTATGGTAATGCAAATTCCAATTGGTTCTGAAGAACATTTTAAAGGTGTAGTTGATTTAATTACCAACGAAGCCATTATTTGGAATGAGGAAGATAGAGGAATGACCTATAATGTAATTGACATTCCTGCCGACTTAGTAGAGGAGGTGAAAATGTATCGCGAAAAAATGCTTGAGCAAGTTGCCGAGTATGACGATACTTTAATGGAGAAATACTTTGAAGACCCTAACTCAATTTCTGCCGATGAAATCCGTGCTGCAGTTCGCAAGGCTGTAATTGCACAGAAAGTGGTACCTATGTTCTGCGGTTCTTCATTTAAAAATAAAGGTGTTCAAGCCGTATTAGATGCCGTATGTGCTATTCTTCCTTCTCCTGAAGATAAAAAAGAAATTGTGGGTACCAATCCAGATACAGGTGAAGAAGTAGTGCGCAAGCCAAGTACCGATGAACCATTTACTGCATTGGCATTTAAAATTGCTACCGATCCTTATGTTGGTCGCTTATGCTATATCCGTGTATATTCAGGTACTTTAGATGCAGGTTCGTATGTATATAACATGCGTACAGAAAAGAAAGAACGTATTTCACGTCTTTTTCAAATGCATGCCAGTAAGCAAAATCCAATTGAGCGTGTAGAAGCCGGAGATATTGCTGCGGGAGTAGGTTTTAAAGATATTCGTACCGGAGATACATTGTGCGATGAAAAACATCCGATTGTACTTGAAAGTATGAAATTCCCAGATCCGGTAATATCATTGGCAATTGAACCTAAGAGCCAAAAAGATATGGATAAATTGGGTATGGCTTTAGGTAAATTGGCCGAAGAAGATCCTACATTTAAAGTAAGTTTCGATGACCAAACCGGACAAACAGTTATTGCCGGTATGGGCGAGTTACACCTCGAAATTATTGTAGATCGCTTACGCAGAGAGTTTAAAGTAGAGTGCAACCAAGGTAATCCACAGGTTTCTTATCGCGAGCGTTTAACTAAAACCGTTGCACACCGCGAATTGTATAAGAAGCAATCAGGTGGTCGCGGTAAGTTTGCCGATATTCATATTGAAATAGGACCAACTGAAGATAACAAAGAAGGTTTGGAATTTGTAAACGATATTTTCGGAGGTTCAATTCCACGTGAATTTATTCCTGCAGTAGAAAAAGGAATGAAAGAGGCAATGAAAACCGGTGTACTTGCAGGATATGAGATTGATGGCTTAAAAGTACGTTTATACGATGGCTCTTTCCACGCAGTGGATTCCGACTCTCTTTCTTTTGAGTTGTGTGCCAAACTAGCCTTTAGAACAGCTGCAAAATTAGCCGGACCGGTTCTATTGGAACCAATTATGAAATTAGAAGTAGTAACACCGGAAGAAAATACAGGTGATGTAGTGGGCGATTTGAATAGAAGAAGAGGTATGTTAGAGGGAATGGAATCTAAACAGAATGCTCAGATCATTAAGGCTAAAGTGCCTTTGAGCGAAATGTTTGGATATGTTACCCAATTGCGTACACTTACTTCAGGTCGTGCAACGTCTTCCATGGAATTCCACAGTTTCCAACCTGCGCCAGAGAGTGTAGCCAAAGAAATTATAGCCAAAAACCAAGGTAAAAGAGGTAAAATCGAAGAAGATTAA
- a CDS encoding tetratricopeptide repeat protein: MKKLSFTILGAAFAAASFSQSSNVTAAWNYMNYYNNGDGVQNLEKAKTAIDEAVLNEKTLGDSKTWFYRGQVYQLIFSDTTLRQQQDMAQAEAVKSYKKVFEMNDPKFKAWKDMTRYLLALGPGTFNAAITQYERKNYEQSYKYFASIDDINAILEARGEKPNIETDKALGNAALSAENAGNTQGAIDAYKKLSAKFPDAKYDLLLSRLQKKAGDKDGAIATLDAAIAKYPQNIDLLIDKLNIYIGDNKHEQALDMLNKAIALDSNNDQLYYALGTAYEKLGKGDEAKAAYEKATQINPKNFGATYNMGAYYFNKAGALNDEMNKLGYSKADQVKYEDLKKQRAEIFKQAKPYFEKCKELNADDAPTLKALKQIELYSAQ, translated from the coding sequence ATGAAAAAATTATCATTTACAATTTTAGGCGCTGCATTTGCAGCAGCATCATTCAGCCAAAGCAGCAACGTTACAGCAGCATGGAACTACATGAATTACTACAACAATGGCGATGGCGTTCAAAATTTAGAAAAAGCCAAAACTGCTATTGACGAAGCCGTGCTAAACGAAAAAACTTTAGGCGACTCTAAAACATGGTTCTATCGTGGGCAAGTATATCAACTCATATTCTCCGACACTACTTTACGCCAACAACAAGATATGGCACAAGCCGAAGCCGTAAAAAGCTATAAAAAAGTGTTTGAAATGAACGACCCTAAGTTTAAAGCATGGAAAGATATGACCAGGTATCTTTTAGCATTAGGACCCGGCACTTTCAATGCAGCTATTACACAATACGAAAGAAAAAACTACGAACAATCCTATAAATACTTTGCATCTATTGATGACATCAACGCCATATTAGAAGCACGTGGTGAAAAACCAAACATAGAAACAGATAAAGCACTTGGTAATGCGGCATTGAGTGCAGAAAATGCAGGAAATACACAAGGAGCCATTGATGCTTACAAAAAACTATCTGCAAAATTTCCGGATGCTAAATACGATTTACTTTTATCGCGTTTACAGAAAAAAGCAGGCGATAAAGATGGAGCCATTGCCACTTTAGATGCAGCCATTGCAAAATATCCGCAAAACATAGATTTACTTATTGATAAACTCAATATATACATTGGCGATAATAAACACGAACAAGCATTAGACATGCTGAATAAAGCCATTGCTTTAGATTCCAACAACGACCAATTATATTATGCACTTGGTACTGCTTACGAAAAACTAGGCAAAGGAGACGAAGCAAAAGCAGCTTACGAAAAAGCAACTCAGATAAATCCCAAAAATTTTGGAGCCACCTATAACATGGGTGCATACTACTTCAACAAAGCCGGTGCGCTAAATGACGAAATGAATAAACTTGGCTATAGCAAAGCAGATCAAGTTAAATATGAAGATTTAAAAAAACAACGTGCCGAAATTTTCAAACAAGCTAAACCATACTTTGAAAAATGTAAAGAGTTGAATGCCGATGATGCACCAACACTAAAAGCATTAAAACAAATTGAATTGTATTCAGCACAATAA
- the rpsL gene encoding 30S ribosomal protein S12: protein MPTIQQLVRKSRQIIRAKSKSRALDACPQKRGVCTRVYTTTPKKPNSALRKVAKVRLTNSTEVIAYIPGEGHNLQEHSIVLIRGGRVKDLPGVRYHIVRGSLDTAGVENRKQSRSKYGTKRPKPGAAPAAAGKKK, encoded by the coding sequence ATGCCTACAATACAACAATTAGTAAGAAAATCAAGGCAAATTATTCGCGCTAAATCTAAAAGTCGCGCTCTGGATGCCTGTCCGCAAAAACGCGGAGTTTGCACACGTGTTTACACTACCACACCTAAGAAGCCAAACTCGGCTTTGCGTAAAGTGGCAAAAGTGCGTTTAACCAATTCAACGGAAGTTATCGCCTATATTCCTGGCGAAGGGCACAACCTGCAAGAGCACTCAATCGTGCTTATTCGCGGAGGTCGTGTAAAAGATTTACCGGGAGTTCGTTACCACATTGTGCGCGGTTCATTAGATACTGCGGGGGTAGAGAACAGAAAGCAAAGCCGTAGCAAATACGGAACTAAGCGTCCTAAACCGGGTGCTGCACCGGCTGCTGCAGGCAAGAAAAAATAA
- the gpmI gene encoding 2,3-bisphosphoglycerate-independent phosphoglycerate mutase, with protein MNNKKVILIIMDGWGHGKKTTASAIAQAQTPFIDSLYKQYPHTELLTHGENVGLPDEQMGNSEVGHLNIGAGRIVYQELLRINNAIKSGDLAQNPALLQSIEYAKQHQKPLHFIGLVSNGGVHSHTKHLMALCQIAHKNGLPASQIQIHAFTDGRDTDPKSGLHYLKELLQFLNDNNCGTLASICGRYFAMDRDNRWERVKLAYDLLTQGKGEATSNPIETIQHKYATNETDEFLKPIFCEGGKTLQPEDAVVCFNFRTDRCREITKALTQQDFPDFGMKALPLHYTTMTVYDSTFKNVFNIFHNDDLKNTVGEVLATHGKTQLRIAETEKYPHVTFFFSGGREKNFEGESRIMVPSPKVATYDLQPEMSAPEVTQKTTDAIKTDTFDFICLNFANPDMVGHTGVFQAAVKACETINNCVETVVTAALEKNYAILLTADHGNADYMINEDGTPNTAHTINPVPLFFIDNENKNSLQPGVLADIAPTILHLMNLPQPQEMSGKSLL; from the coding sequence ATGAACAATAAAAAAGTAATCCTCATCATTATGGACGGATGGGGACATGGGAAAAAAACTACCGCAAGTGCCATTGCTCAAGCCCAAACACCTTTTATAGATTCACTATATAAACAGTATCCCCATACCGAACTTTTAACCCATGGCGAAAATGTTGGCCTACCCGATGAACAAATGGGCAACAGCGAAGTAGGGCATTTAAATATTGGTGCCGGCAGAATTGTGTATCAAGAACTTTTGCGCATAAACAATGCCATAAAATCGGGCGATTTAGCCCAAAATCCGGCTTTACTTCAGTCTATTGAATATGCCAAGCAGCACCAAAAACCTTTGCACTTTATTGGTTTGGTAAGCAATGGAGGTGTGCATTCGCATACCAAACACTTAATGGCGTTATGTCAAATTGCACATAAAAATGGATTGCCTGCCAGCCAGATTCAAATTCATGCATTCACCGATGGCAGAGATACCGACCCCAAAAGTGGTTTACACTATTTAAAAGAACTATTGCAGTTTTTAAACGATAATAATTGCGGTACGCTTGCATCTATCTGCGGCAGGTACTTTGCTATGGATAGAGATAACCGCTGGGAAAGAGTAAAATTAGCCTACGACTTACTTACGCAAGGTAAAGGAGAAGCTACCTCCAATCCAATAGAAACCATTCAACATAAATACGCGACAAACGAAACCGATGAATTCCTAAAACCAATTTTTTGTGAAGGTGGCAAAACCCTTCAACCAGAAGATGCCGTTGTTTGCTTTAACTTCCGCACCGATCGCTGCCGCGAAATTACTAAAGCGCTTACGCAGCAAGATTTTCCAGATTTTGGAATGAAAGCGCTTCCGCTGCACTACACTACCATGACGGTGTACGACAGTACTTTCAAAAACGTATTTAATATCTTCCATAACGATGATTTAAAAAACACCGTAGGCGAAGTACTTGCCACACATGGAAAAACCCAATTGCGCATAGCCGAAACAGAAAAATATCCTCATGTAACCTTCTTCTTTTCGGGAGGAAGAGAAAAGAACTTTGAAGGCGAATCGCGCATAATGGTGCCATCGCCCAAAGTAGCCACTTACGATTTACAACCCGAAATGAGTGCACCTGAAGTAACCCAAAAAACTACCGATGCCATTAAAACAGATACATTCGATTTTATATGTCTCAACTTTGCCAATCCCGATATGGTTGGCCACACGGGTGTTTTCCAAGCAGCCGTAAAAGCCTGCGAAACCATCAATAATTGTGTAGAAACAGTAGTAACCGCAGCACTCGAAAAAAATTATGCCATTTTGCTCACTGCCGACCACGGCAATGCCGATTACATGATCAACGAAGATGGCACACCTAACACAGCACACACCATCAATCCTGTTCCATTATTCTTTATTGATAATGAAAACAAAAATTCGCTACAGCCGGGTGTGTTAGCAGATATTGCACCAACCATTTTACACCTAATGAATCTTCCGCAACCACAAGAAATGAGCGGCAAGAGTTTACTCTAG